In Sulfuritortus calidifontis, the sequence TCGGCCGCGCTCCACGCTTGACGCCGGCTGCGCCGGCATCAGCCTGCGCCGCAAGCCCCGCCCCGTGTTCTCAAGCAATGCCATGCCGGCTGTCACTCCACCGTCACCGACTTGGCCAGATTGCGGGGCTTGTCCACGTCCGTGCCTTTGACCAAGGCTGCATGATACGCCAACAGCTGCACCGGGATGGCGTGCACCACCGGCGACAGCACGCCGACATGGCGCGGGGTGCGGATGACGTGCACCCCTTCGGACTCGGTGAAGTGGCTGTCGAGGTCGGCGAACACGAACAGCTCGCCGCCGCGCGCCCGCACCTCCTGCATGTTCGACTTCACCTTCTCCAAGAGGCTGTCGTTCGGCGCGATCACCACCACCGGCATCTCGGCATCGACCAGCGCCAGCGGGCCGTGCTTGAGCTCGCCGGCGGGGTAGGCCTCGGCGTGAATATACGAGATTTCCTTGAGCTTGAGCGCGCCTTCGAGCGCGATCGGGTAATGCAGGCCGCGGCCGAGGAACAGGGCGTGCTGCTTGGCGCCGAAGCGCTCGGCCCAGACGGCGATCTGCGGCTCCAGGTTGAGGGCGTGCTGGACGCTGCCGGGCAGATGGCGCAGGTCTTCCAGATAGGCGACGGTCTGTTCGTCGTCGAGCCGGCCCCGCAGCCGGGCCAGGGTCACGGCCAGGATGAACAGGGCGACCAGCTGGGTGGTGAAGGCCTTGGTCGAGGCCACGCCGATCTCGGCCCCGGCCCGGGTGTAGAACACCAGGCGCGAGGCGCGCGGAATGGCGCTCTCCTGCACGTTGCAGATGGCCAAAGTGTGCGCGTGGCCCAGGCTCTTGGCGTATTTCAGCGCCTCCAGGGTGTCCAGGGTCTCGCCCGACTGGGAGATGGTGACGACGAGATGCTTCGGGTTGGCCACCACCGGTCGGTAACGGTATTCGCTGGCGATCTCGACCTGACAGGGCAGGCCGGCAATGGCCTCGATCCAGTAGCGGGCGACCGAGCCGGCATAGAAGCTGGTGCCGCAGGCGAGGATCTGCACCCCCTCGATCTGCTCCAGCACGGCGCCGGCATCCGTGCCGAACAGGGTCGGGCTGAAGCCCTCGTCGAGCACGGCCTCGAGGGTGTCGGCCAGGGCGCGCGGCTGCTCGTGGATCTCCTTCTGCATGAAGTGGCTGTAGGGGCCGAGCTCGAGCGAGGCGATGGAGACGTCGCTCACATGCTCGCGCCGCTTTACGGGCTTGCCATTCTGGTCGTGGATGAGGATGCCGTCGCGCCGCACCGCGGCGACATCGCCCTCCTCCAGGTAGATCACCCGGCGGGTGCTGGAGAGCACGGCGGAGACGTCGGAGGCGATCAGGTTCTCGCCGTCGCCGCGGCCGATCAGCAGGGGGCAGCCCATGCGGGCGCAGACCACGAGATCGGGTGCATCGAGCGCCACCACGGCGATGGCATAGGCCCCGACCAGTTCGCGCACCGCCGCTTCCACCGCGGCGAACAGGTCATGGTGTTGCTGGTAGCGTTGATGCACCAGGTGGGCGATGACCTCGGTGTCGGTCTGCGATTCGAAGCTGTAGCCGGCCCGCTTGAGCTCGGCCCGGATGGCCTCGTGGTTTTCGATGATGCCGTTGTGCACCACGGCGATCAGGCCGCCCGAGACATGGGGATGGGCATTGGGCTCGGTCACGCCGCCGTGGGTGGCCCAGCGCGTGTGGCCGATGCCGATCTGGCCGGCGAGGCCCTCGGCCGCCGCCGCCTGTTGCATCTCGCTCACCCGGCCGACCCGGCGCACCCGCTTGATCTCGCCATCGAGCACGGCGATGCCGGCCGAATCATAGCCGCGGTATTCCAGGCGCTGCAGGCCCTCGATCAGCAGGGGCACCACGTTGCGCCGCGCGACCGCGCCGACGATGCCGCACATGTCAGCGCTCCGCTTTCAGTAAGGCGTGAGGAAAAAGGCGTGAGGAGAAAACCATCCCCGCCCGATAGGGTGACTGCGACATATGTCTATCCGCCTGTTTGCCTGCTCTGAAGTTACGCCTCACGCCTCACTCCTCACTCCTCACGCCTTACTCTTCTTCACCGGCCGCTTCCAGCCGGCGATGGTCAACTGCTTGGGCCGCGACAGGGTGAGCTGGCCGGGCGGGGCGTCGCGGGTCAGGGTGGTGCCGGCGCCCAGGGTGGCGCCACGGCCGACGGTGACCGGCGCCACCAGCTGGGTATCCGAGCCGATGAAGGCCTCGTCCTCGATCACCGTGCGGTGCTTGTTGGCGCCGTCGTAGTTGCAGGTGATGGTGCCGGCGCCGATGTTGACCCGGCTGCCGACCGTGGCGTCGCCGACGTAGGACAGATGGTTGATCTTGGAATCGAAGCCGACCTGGCTGTTTTTCAGCTCGACGAAGTTGCCGATATGGGTCCGCTCGGCCAGCTCGGTGCCGGGCCGGATGCGCGCGTAGGGACCGATCCGGCTGCCGGCGCCGATGCGGGCGCCCTCAATGTGGGTAAACGGCAGGATCTCGACCTCGGCCTCGACCTCGACGTTCTTCAGCACGCAGTGGGCGCCGATCTTCACCCCGTCGGCCAGTTGCACCCGGCCCTCGAACAGGCAGTTGATGTCGATGATCACGTCGCGGCCGCAAGCCAGCTCCCCGCGGATATCCAGCCGTTTGGGATCGAGCAGGGTCACGCCCTGGGCCAGCAGCGCCTCGGCCTGGTTGTGCTGGTGGGTGCGCTCCAGTTCGGCCAGCTGGGCCCGGCTGTTGACCCCGAGTACTTCCCACATCGCGCCGGGGTGACAGGGCTGGATCGGCACCCGCTCGGCCGCCGCCATGCCTATGACATCGGTCAGATAGTACTCGCCCTGGGCGTTGGCGTTGGACAGGCGCGCCAGCCATTGGCTGAGCTGGCGCACCGGCATGGCCATGATACCGGTGTTGACCTCGTGGATCGCCAGCTCGTCGGC encodes:
- the glmS gene encoding glutamine--fructose-6-phosphate transaminase (isomerizing); this encodes MCGIVGAVARRNVVPLLIEGLQRLEYRGYDSAGIAVLDGEIKRVRRVGRVSEMQQAAAAEGLAGQIGIGHTRWATHGGVTEPNAHPHVSGGLIAVVHNGIIENHEAIRAELKRAGYSFESQTDTEVIAHLVHQRYQQHHDLFAAVEAAVRELVGAYAIAVVALDAPDLVVCARMGCPLLIGRGDGENLIASDVSAVLSSTRRVIYLEEGDVAAVRRDGILIHDQNGKPVKRREHVSDVSIASLELGPYSHFMQKEIHEQPRALADTLEAVLDEGFSPTLFGTDAGAVLEQIEGVQILACGTSFYAGSVARYWIEAIAGLPCQVEIASEYRYRPVVANPKHLVVTISQSGETLDTLEALKYAKSLGHAHTLAICNVQESAIPRASRLVFYTRAGAEIGVASTKAFTTQLVALFILAVTLARLRGRLDDEQTVAYLEDLRHLPGSVQHALNLEPQIAVWAERFGAKQHALFLGRGLHYPIALEGALKLKEISYIHAEAYPAGELKHGPLALVDAEMPVVVIAPNDSLLEKVKSNMQEVRARGGELFVFADLDSHFTESEGVHVIRTPRHVGVLSPVVHAIPVQLLAYHAALVKGTDVDKPRNLAKSVTVE
- the glmU gene encoding bifunctional UDP-N-acetylglucosamine diphosphorylase/glucosamine-1-phosphate N-acetyltransferase GlmU yields the protein MSAHLNVVILAAGKGTRMHSDLPKVLHPLAGRPLIEHVIAAADRLNPQRICVVYGHGGDALPQAVGRDDLDWVLQAPQLGTGHAVQQALPRLDAEAIALILYGDVPLIRSETLQEMVAIARGGAVALLTVRLANPAGYGRIVRNAQGGVERIVEHKDASADELAIHEVNTGIMAMPVRQLSQWLARLSNANAQGEYYLTDVIGMAAAERVPIQPCHPGAMWEVLGVNSRAQLAELERTHQHNQAEALLAQGVTLLDPKRLDIRGELACGRDVIIDINCLFEGRVQLADGVKIGAHCVLKNVEVEAEVEILPFTHIEGARIGAGSRIGPYARIRPGTELAERTHIGNFVELKNSQVGFDSKINHLSYVGDATVGSRVNIGAGTITCNYDGANKHRTVIEDEAFIGSDTQLVAPVTVGRGATLGAGTTLTRDAPPGQLTLSRPKQLTIAGWKRPVKKSKA